Proteins from one Monodelphis domestica isolate mMonDom1 chromosome 6, mMonDom1.pri, whole genome shotgun sequence genomic window:
- the LOC100019846 gene encoding olfactory receptor 4C15-like produces MENQSYVTEFILLGLSQTPAVEKIVFVVFLLLYLATLMRNFIIVLTITKTPSLIGSPMYFFLSFLSFFDACFSSVVTPKVIMGSLSVKNTISFEGCMTQLFAAHFFGGSEMIVLTFMAFDRYIAICKPLHYVTIMNKNLCTILVSVAWVGGFFHSLIQVLFMVQLPFCGPNVIDHFICDLYPLLKLACTDTHNLGLMVITNSGLICTISFFLLLVSYGVILHSLKKYNAQARHKALSTCGSHIAVVVLFFVPCIFEYARPPSTFSFDKTVEIFYTILIPMLNPFIYTFRNKEVKNAMKKLWTRPVISTVK; encoded by the coding sequence ATGGAAAATCAAAGTTATGTTACCGAGTTCATCCTCCTGGGACTTTCACAGACTCCAGCTGTTGAGAAAATAGTGTTTGTCGTCTTCCTACTTTTGTACCTTGCTACTCTAATGAGAAACTTCATTATTGTTTTAACAATCACCAAAACTCCCTCTCTCATAGGCTCTCCCATGTATTTCTTCTtatcctttttgtctttctttgatgCATGCTTCTCCTCTGTTGTAACTCCCAAGGTAATTATGGGCTCCCTCTCTGTAAAAAATACCATTTCCTTTGAAGGCTGCATGACCCAGCTCTTTGCAGCACATTTCTTTGGTGGTTCTGAAATGATTGTCCTCACATTCATGGCCTTTGACCGATATATTGCTATTTGTAAGCCATTGCATTATGTAACTATTATGAACAAGAACTTGTGTACCATACTGGTCAGTGTAGCCTGGGTAGGGggcttctttcattctttgatcCAGGTCCTATTCATGGTCCAATTGCCTTTCTGTGGGCCCAATGTGATCGATCACTTTATTTGTGATTTGTACCCTTTGTTGAAACTGGCCTGCACTGACACCCATAACCTGGGTCTCATGGTTATTACAAACAGTGGGCTTATCTGTACAAttagcttttttcttttacttgtatCTTATGGGGTCATCCTACactctttgaaaaaatacaatgcCCAGGCTCGTCACAAAGCTCTCTCCACCTGTGGTTCCCACATCGCAGTTGTTGTACTGTTTTTTGTTCCATGCATCTTTGAATATGCACGTCCTCCATCTACTTTCTCATTCGATAAGACAGTGGAAATATTTTACACTATTCTAATTCCTATGTTGAATCCCTTTATCTAtacttttagaaataaagaggtaaaaaatgCCATGAAGAAATTGTGGACAAGACCTGTGATTTCTAccgtaaaataa